Proteins found in one Cetobacterium somerae genomic segment:
- a CDS encoding alanine/glycine:cation symporter family protein: MQDFVMSINSFLWGNFLIILLMGTGIYFTLKLNFIQIRKFGEGIKHVTGSINLNGKAADKNGMSSFQALATAVAAQVGTGNLAGAATAIASGGPGAIFWMWASAFFGMATVYVEAILGQVFKRRVDGQITGGPAYYIENSIKNKKIAKGLSYFFAVACIAALGLMGNAVQANSISAAFNKAFGVSPALVGIIVSVLAGFVFFGGIKRIASVTEKIVPIMAGLYIAACIVIIVINYQEVIPAITSIFYSAFNPQAALGGAMGVSVKQAVRYGVARGLFSNEAGMGSTPHAHAIAKVSHPGEQGIVAVITVFIDTFVVLTGTALVILTSKVSLTSGAGIVLTQGAFSETLGVFGDTFIAICLLFFAFSTIVGWYFFGEANVRYIFKSKKSVNVYRAIVMIMIVIGSMMKVELVWELADMFNGMMVLPNLIALLSLGKYARSAMKEYDKIPEEKVKEIIA, translated from the coding sequence ATGCAAGATTTCGTAATGAGTATTAATAGTTTTTTATGGGGAAATTTTTTAATTATTTTATTAATGGGAACAGGGATATATTTTACTTTAAAGTTAAATTTTATTCAGATTAGAAAATTTGGAGAAGGAATAAAACATGTAACTGGGTCAATAAATTTAAATGGAAAAGCAGCAGATAAAAATGGTATGTCATCATTTCAAGCTTTAGCTACAGCAGTAGCAGCTCAGGTAGGAACAGGAAACTTAGCAGGGGCAGCTACAGCAATAGCTTCAGGAGGACCAGGAGCAATATTTTGGATGTGGGCGAGTGCATTCTTCGGGATGGCAACAGTTTACGTAGAAGCAATATTAGGACAAGTTTTTAAAAGAAGAGTAGATGGTCAAATAACAGGGGGACCAGCATACTATATTGAAAACTCTATTAAAAATAAAAAAATTGCAAAAGGGTTATCATATTTCTTTGCAGTAGCTTGTATAGCAGCTTTAGGATTAATGGGAAATGCAGTTCAAGCAAATTCAATATCAGCAGCTTTTAATAAAGCTTTTGGTGTATCACCAGCTCTTGTTGGAATTATTGTATCTGTTTTAGCAGGATTTGTTTTCTTTGGTGGAATAAAAAGAATAGCTTCTGTAACTGAAAAAATAGTACCTATTATGGCTGGATTATATATAGCAGCATGTATTGTAATAATAGTAATAAATTATCAAGAAGTAATTCCAGCTATAACATCTATTTTCTATTCAGCATTTAATCCACAAGCAGCACTTGGAGGAGCTATGGGAGTATCAGTAAAACAAGCTGTAAGATATGGGGTTGCAAGAGGTTTATTTTCAAATGAAGCAGGAATGGGATCAACACCGCATGCTCATGCAATAGCAAAAGTATCACATCCAGGAGAACAAGGAATTGTAGCAGTAATAACTGTATTTATAGATACTTTTGTGGTATTAACAGGAACAGCACTTGTAATTCTAACATCAAAAGTTTCATTGACATCGGGAGCAGGAATTGTTTTAACTCAAGGAGCATTTAGTGAAACATTAGGAGTATTTGGAGATACCTTTATTGCAATCTGTTTATTATTCTTTGCTTTCTCTACAATTGTAGGATGGTATTTCTTTGGAGAAGCTAATGTTAGATATATCTTTAAGAGTAAAAAATCAGTTAATGTATACAGAGCAATAGTTATGATAATGATTGTTATTGGATCAATGATGAAAGTAGAATTAGTATGGGAATTAGCTGATATGTTTAATGGAATGATGGTTTTACCAAATTTAATAGCACTTTTATCATTAGGTAAATATGCAAGAAGTGCTATGAAAGAATATGATAAAATTCCTGAAGAAAAAGTAAAAGAAATTATAGCTTAA
- a CDS encoding FMN-binding protein: protein MKKFIMSMLVVLSAVAFGAEVKEGTGLGYADDIKVAVTMDGDKIVAIEVKENSDTPGIANPAIEQLTKKVIEAQSSQVDTVAGATYTSEGFLEAVNNATGK from the coding sequence ATGAAAAAATTTATAATGTCAATGTTGGTAGTTTTATCAGCAGTAGCTTTTGGAGCTGAAGTAAAAGAAGGAACTGGATTAGGATATGCAGATGATATAAAAGTGGCAGTAACAATGGACGGAGACAAAATTGTTGCAATTGAAGTAAAAGAGAATAGCGACACTCCAGGAATTGCAAATCCAGCAATTGAGCAATTAACAAAGAAGGTTATAGAGGCACAATCATCTCAAGTAGATACAGTAGCAGGAGCTACATACACTTCTGAGGGATTCTTAGAAGCAGTAAATAACGCAACAGGAAAGTAA
- a CDS encoding response regulator transcription factor: protein MKRLLIIEDEKELALSLESHFFNLNIEIKIALNGEEGIKYFESFKPDLVLLDVNLPLKNGWEVCEYIRKKSEVPIIMMTARDSELDEIHGLEIGADDYIIKPFSINVLSTKIKKYLKLNIQQEYIYKEMEYSFKDEILKIKSERVNISTREKNLLEYFIKNKNKPLSRNNILLEIWGIDNEFDERASDTLVKRLRKKLGDYDELIGTVRGVGYIFEER from the coding sequence ATGAAGAGGTTATTAATTATTGAGGATGAAAAAGAATTGGCTCTCTCTTTAGAGAGTCATTTTTTTAATCTAAATATAGAGATAAAAATTGCATTAAACGGAGAGGAAGGAATAAAATATTTTGAAAGTTTTAAACCAGATTTAGTACTTTTAGATGTTAATTTACCTCTTAAAAATGGTTGGGAAGTTTGTGAATATATTAGAAAAAAGTCTGAAGTTCCAATAATAATGATGACAGCTAGAGATTCGGAATTAGATGAAATTCATGGACTAGAGATAGGAGCAGATGATTATATTATTAAACCATTTAGTATAAATGTTCTTTCAACTAAAATAAAAAAATATTTAAAATTAAATATTCAACAAGAGTATATATATAAAGAGATGGAGTATTCATTTAAAGATGAGATATTAAAAATAAAAAGTGAAAGAGTTAATATTTCAACAAGAGAAAAGAATTTATTAGAATATTTTATAAAAAATAAAAATAAACCCTTAAGTAGAAATAATATTTTATTAGAAATTTGGGGGATAGATAATGAGTTTGATGAGAGAGCTTCAGATACACTTGTTAAAAGATTAAGAAAAAAATTAGGGGATTATGACGAATTAATTGGGACAGTAAGAGGAGTGGGGTATATCTTTGAAGAGAGGTAG
- a CDS encoding sensor histidine kinase — protein sequence MKRGSLSTKIFIYSALIIMIAMSISYTISIFFLESHFISERKEEFPKIARELEYLILNNKKLDLENYIKNLKEKKDITVLIMAEGEKKWVNNRGGSGSGFLIENLESKKFFIKNQRLTEAKILLYNEKIQNRWISIRTSLSILNYYKKEIGYFNLLGAFIAIFISLIFAKLFSKNFVRDIEILQNNTKEISKLKFKSNLEIKRDDELGELSENIKVMSEKLEVAINDLESFISNTSHELKTPITIISSKVQVLMKNENIDLETLETYKTILRESYYTKELISKLLILSKLDVLKNIKNEEIDLRELTLRIVERYDYIELSKNLIVNLDIDKIKVYTDKEFLQIALENIIQNSLKYSEDDKEVNIELKNNILKVTNKMLPNKNMDLEKIFIPFNRGENFSRIDGNGLGLTLVKKIFLLLNIKYEVYIKNETFNFIVYLK from the coding sequence TTGAAGAGAGGTAGTTTATCGACTAAAATATTTATATATTCAGCATTAATTATAATGATTGCAATGAGTATAAGTTATACTATAAGTATATTTTTTTTAGAGTCTCACTTTATATCTGAAAGAAAAGAAGAGTTTCCAAAAATAGCGAGAGAACTTGAGTATTTAATATTAAATAATAAAAAATTAGATTTGGAAAATTATATCAAAAATTTAAAAGAAAAAAAAGATATAACAGTTCTAATTATGGCTGAAGGAGAAAAAAAGTGGGTAAATAATAGAGGCGGAAGTGGAAGTGGTTTTTTAATTGAAAATTTAGAGAGTAAAAAATTTTTTATAAAAAATCAAAGATTAACAGAGGCTAAAATTTTATTATATAATGAAAAAATTCAAAATAGATGGATATCAATAAGAACGTCATTATCTATTTTAAATTATTATAAAAAAGAGATTGGTTATTTTAATTTACTTGGTGCATTTATAGCAATTTTTATAAGTTTAATTTTTGCTAAACTTTTTTCTAAAAATTTTGTAAGAGATATAGAAATATTACAAAATAATACAAAAGAGATATCAAAATTAAAATTTAAATCTAACTTAGAAATTAAAAGAGACGATGAATTAGGGGAACTTAGTGAAAATATAAAGGTAATGAGTGAAAAATTAGAAGTAGCAATTAATGATTTAGAATCTTTTATTTCTAATACATCTCATGAATTAAAAACTCCAATTACAATAATTTCATCTAAAGTTCAAGTTTTAATGAAAAATGAAAATATAGATTTAGAGACATTAGAAACTTATAAAACTATACTAAGAGAGAGCTATTATACTAAAGAGTTAATCTCAAAGTTATTGATTTTATCAAAATTAGATGTTTTAAAAAATATAAAAAATGAAGAGATTGATTTAAGAGAGTTAACTTTAAGAATAGTAGAACGTTATGACTATATAGAACTTTCTAAAAATCTAATAGTTAATTTAGATATTGATAAAATAAAAGTTTATACAGATAAAGAATTTTTACAAATTGCATTGGAGAATATAATTCAAAATAGTCTAAAGTACTCTGAAGATGATAAAGAGGTAAATATAGAGTTAAAAAATAATATTTTAAAAGTAACAAATAAAATGTTACCTAATAAAAATATGGATTTAGAAAAAATATTTATTCCTTTTAATAGAGGAGAAAACTTTTCAAGAATAGATGGAAATGGTTTAGGTTTAACTTTAGTAAAAAAAATATTTTTATTATTAAATATAAAATATGAAGTTTATATAAAAAATGAAACTTTTAATTTTATAGTTTATTTAAAATAA
- a CDS encoding EpsG family protein: MIFVLGIFGIFLFYTIFFTEDPYEKFLLIMPVFLLSIYTGTRINVGGYDYHVYKYFYELPYFQNPYGYEYFFILLRDFSKFLGLNYNFFLLFLSFIFNFIIYKLFISYSRYPTLSFLIYLSTFYYWHNFTIIRNFIAIIIFWISLKYIIERKIFIYIFLITLACFFHKTAIILYPLYFLLNYRFTKKSLSFLFILSLIINPLSFIIFKLNISFLGLSERLNRYSHIIEHGNFYEFLELLIFVTILLFYFKNSTKKESVLLNLNIFALFIFISFYRFAIILRVLDYFRLGIFIGIPFIIFNISNKYLKYLSFIILCSYLVFKYYNTITDYAIYNYQTWLI, translated from the coding sequence ATGATTTTTGTTCTTGGAATCTTTGGAATCTTTCTTTTTTATACTATATTTTTTACTGAAGACCCTTACGAAAAATTTTTACTCATTATGCCTGTATTTCTATTGTCTATATATACCGGAACTAGGATAAATGTTGGTGGATATGACTATCATGTTTATAAATATTTTTATGAACTCCCATATTTTCAAAATCCATATGGATATGAATACTTTTTTATTCTACTCAGAGATTTCTCTAAATTTCTTGGTTTAAATTACAATTTTTTTCTTCTTTTTTTAAGTTTTATATTTAATTTTATTATTTATAAACTTTTTATATCCTACAGTAGATACCCAACACTATCTTTTCTAATATATCTATCAACTTTTTACTACTGGCATAATTTTACTATCATTAGAAATTTTATTGCTATCATAATATTTTGGATAAGTTTAAAGTATATTATTGAAAGAAAAATATTTATTTATATTTTTTTAATTACCTTAGCTTGTTTCTTTCATAAAACAGCTATTATTCTATATCCTCTTTATTTTTTATTAAACTATCGATTTACAAAAAAATCTTTAAGTTTTCTTTTTATTTTATCTCTCATTATTAATCCATTATCTTTTATTATTTTTAAACTTAATATATCTTTTTTAGGCTTAAGTGAACGTTTAAATAGATATAGCCATATTATTGAACATGGAAATTTTTATGAATTTTTAGAACTTTTAATTTTTGTTACCATATTATTATTTTATTTTAAAAATAGTACTAAAAAAGAAAGTGTTCTTTTAAATCTAAATATTTTTGCACTTTTTATTTTTATTTCTTTTTATCGTTTTGCCATTATTTTAAGAGTTTTAGATTATTTTAGATTAGGTATTTTTATTGGAATCCCTTTTATTATATTTAATATATCTAATAAGTATTTAAAATATCTTTCTTTCATTATACTTTGTAGTTATCTTGTATTTAAGTACTATAACACTATTACAGATTACGCTATTTATAACTATCAAACTTGGTTAATTTAA
- a CDS encoding energy-coupling factor transporter transmembrane component T family protein, producing the protein MSRAGTLYIDKNSPIHKIDGSVKFLLLLVWTASVFLFNDFRVFLTFFIVGMGLLHIAKIPFKSIKPLFIFIVMFTIMNSLFLIVITPEYGSTLTGTTTPILTIKGITLSTETIWFALTLSMKYLAIFPIMMLFIFTTHPSKFASSLNKIGVSYKVAYAINIALRYIPDVRDEFKNIMHAQEARGVAFRKEDANIITRLKNYNTILFPLVLSSLNRVEVVSNAMDLRGFGHKSKRTWYSSQKYSSIDFITLILMGLMLVVSIYLKIYVLKGFWYPFN; encoded by the coding sequence ATGTCAAGAGCTGGAACTTTATATATTGATAAAAACTCTCCAATACATAAAATTGATGGAAGTGTAAAATTTTTATTACTACTTGTTTGGACAGCATCGGTATTTTTATTTAATGATTTTAGAGTGTTTTTAACGTTTTTTATTGTAGGAATGGGGCTATTACATATTGCTAAAATTCCATTTAAATCAATAAAACCTTTGTTTATATTCATTGTTATGTTTACTATTATGAACTCTTTATTTTTAATAGTTATAACACCTGAATATGGATCAACTTTAACAGGAACTACTACTCCAATTTTAACGATAAAAGGAATAACGCTTTCTACTGAAACAATCTGGTTTGCACTTACTTTATCAATGAAGTACTTAGCTATTTTTCCTATAATGATGCTGTTTATATTTACAACTCATCCTAGTAAATTTGCAAGTAGTTTAAATAAAATTGGTGTATCTTACAAAGTTGCTTATGCAATTAATATAGCACTTAGATATATTCCAGATGTAAGAGATGAATTTAAAAATATAATGCATGCTCAAGAAGCTAGAGGAGTAGCTTTTAGAAAAGAAGATGCCAATATTATAACAAGATTAAAAAATTATAATACCATTTTATTCCCATTAGTTCTTTCGTCATTAAATAGGGTTGAAGTTGTTTCTAATGCAATGGATCTAAGAGGATTTGGTCATAAAAGTAAAAGAACTTGGTATAGTTCTCAAAAATATTCTTCTATTGACTTTATTACACTTATATTAATGGGATTAATGTTAGTTGTATCAATTTATTTAAAAATATATGTACTTAAAGGATTTTGGTATCCTTTTAATTAA
- a CDS encoding ABC transporter ATP-binding protein gives MSNVVEFKDFTFKYINQLEPTLKNINLEIKKGEKVLIAGPSGSGKSTLGSCLNGIVPFSKEGGFKGTLTVKNIEPYESSIFEISNLVGTVLQDQDGQFIGLSVGEDVSFIDENNLIPQSEMIKNTEKALKEVGMESFINHSPQELSGGQKQSVSLAGIMRSPAEILLFDEPLANLDPYSGKHAMKLICDIQKKTGKTIIVIEHRIEDVLEQEFDRVIILSKGEVVANGTPEELFRKDIFRQYGLREPLYIEALKYSGVNLETDSIYPISKIGTNENITKVKTWCDSIELKEKQFKDNILSVQNLSFAYDESKPILKDVNFSVNRGEILALLGNNGAGKSTLCKVVTGIEKESSGDIIFLGKSIIKNSIKRRGEKIGFVMQNPNHMITQETLLEEVQFGLKIRGVKDFTEKAEKALEICGLHEFRHWPVTSLSYGQKKRLTIAAILALEPEVLILDEPTAGQDYKRYKEFMNFIKEIANKGVGIILITHDMHLALEYANRAIVLCNGTIIANNSPSIILGEKELMEKSNLKETSLSQMAEIMGLDPEMLMNSFINFENQGGMR, from the coding sequence ATGAGTAACGTAGTAGAATTTAAAGATTTTACTTTTAAATACATCAATCAATTAGAACCAACTTTAAAAAATATTAATTTAGAGATAAAAAAAGGTGAAAAAGTTCTGATTGCTGGGCCGAGTGGTAGTGGTAAGTCTACTTTAGGTAGTTGTTTAAATGGTATTGTCCCTTTTTCAAAAGAGGGTGGATTTAAAGGTACTTTAACTGTTAAAAATATTGAACCTTATGAAAGTAGTATTTTTGAGATTAGTAACCTTGTTGGAACAGTTTTACAAGACCAAGATGGTCAATTTATAGGTTTAAGTGTTGGGGAAGATGTATCATTTATTGATGAGAATAATCTTATACCTCAATCTGAAATGATTAAAAACACTGAGAAAGCATTAAAAGAAGTTGGAATGGAGAGTTTTATTAATCATAGTCCTCAAGAACTTTCTGGTGGACAAAAACAATCTGTATCATTAGCTGGAATAATGAGAAGTCCTGCTGAAATATTACTTTTTGATGAACCTTTAGCTAACTTAGATCCATATAGCGGGAAGCATGCTATGAAATTAATTTGTGATATTCAAAAGAAAACTGGAAAAACAATTATTGTTATTGAACATAGAATTGAAGACGTTTTAGAACAAGAGTTTGATAGAGTTATTATTTTAAGTAAGGGCGAAGTTGTCGCTAATGGAACTCCTGAAGAGTTATTTAGAAAAGATATATTTAGACAATATGGATTGAGAGAGCCTCTTTATATTGAAGCTTTAAAATATTCTGGCGTAAACTTAGAAACAGATTCGATATATCCTATATCTAAAATTGGAACTAATGAAAATATAACAAAAGTAAAAACTTGGTGTGATTCAATAGAATTAAAAGAAAAACAGTTTAAAGATAATATTTTAAGTGTTCAAAATCTTTCATTTGCTTATGATGAGAGTAAACCAATCTTAAAAGATGTTAATTTTTCTGTTAATCGAGGAGAGATTCTTGCTCTTTTAGGAAATAATGGTGCTGGTAAATCAACACTTTGTAAAGTTGTAACAGGTATTGAAAAAGAATCTTCTGGAGATATTATTTTTCTTGGAAAAAGTATTATTAAAAATAGTATTAAAAGAAGAGGAGAGAAAATTGGATTTGTTATGCAAAATCCAAATCATATGATTACACAAGAAACTCTTTTAGAAGAAGTACAGTTTGGTTTAAAAATAAGAGGAGTTAAGGATTTTACTGAAAAAGCTGAAAAAGCTTTAGAAATTTGTGGTTTACATGAATTTAGACATTGGCCTGTTACATCTTTAAGTTATGGTCAGAAAAAAAGACTTACTATAGCTGCTATTTTAGCTCTCGAGCCTGAAGTTTTAATTTTAGATGAGCCTACAGCAGGACAAGATTATAAAAGATATAAAGAGTTTATGAACTTTATTAAAGAGATTGCTAATAAGGGTGTTGGAATTATTCTAATAACTCATGATATGCACTTAGCTCTTGAATATGCTAATAGAGCTATTGTTCTTTGTAATGGAACAATTATAGCAAATAATTCTCCATCTATTATTTTAGGAGAAAAAGAATTAATGGAGAAGTCTAATTTAAAAGAAACTTCTTTATCTCAAATGGCAGAAATTATGGGCCTAGATCCTGAGATGCTTATGAACTCTTTCATTAATTTTGAAAATCAAGGAGGGATGAGATAA
- a CDS encoding ECF-type riboflavin transporter substrate-binding protein gives MIKKYIGEDGFRYYVKKTELFSTKSVVAIGIGAALYSVLSGVAIPVGPNTSFRIAVALLTIFGAIFGPLVGFFVGFVGHALNDMIMWGSVWFSWVFLSAVIGLFGGLITLDKSFSLETGHVTKVHIFKMYLYAILGMIFAGLAAYVGDVYFYGEPAQKVWIQIALATLTNFAVTATLGIPIILGIAARKRKYSNLKIED, from the coding sequence ATGATAAAAAAGTATATTGGAGAAGATGGTTTCAGATATTATGTAAAAAAAACTGAATTATTTTCTACCAAAAGTGTAGTAGCTATCGGTATTGGAGCTGCTCTTTATAGCGTACTTTCAGGAGTTGCTATTCCTGTTGGTCCTAATACATCATTTAGAATAGCTGTCGCTCTTCTTACAATTTTTGGAGCTATCTTTGGTCCATTAGTTGGATTCTTTGTAGGTTTTGTTGGACACGCTTTAAATGATATGATTATGTGGGGAAGTGTTTGGTTTAGTTGGGTTTTCTTATCTGCTGTTATTGGATTATTTGGTGGATTAATTACCTTAGACAAAAGTTTTTCTTTAGAAACAGGTCATGTTACTAAAGTTCACATATTTAAAATGTATCTTTATGCTATTTTAGGAATGATTTTTGCAGGATTAGCTGCTTATGTTGGCGATGTTTACTTCTATGGTGAACCAGCTCAAAAAGTTTGGATTCAAATTGCTTTAGCAACTTTAACTAATTTTGCTGTTACTGCAACTTTAGGAATTCCTATTATTCTTGGAATCGCTGCTAGAAAAAGAAAATATTCAAATTTAAAAATAGAAGATTAA
- a CDS encoding M48 family metallopeptidase: MKYNVVITKKNIKNIILKVKSDGTVTLSVPKRTPNTFIESFLKSKNEWILKNLEKVRNFSTKSVDKSYKNGDNIEYLGKIYILEIFKSSYNNIEIIDGFFKIFTNKEINDKNIETLIYNWYKKNALKIFEISLNKYSNLIGEKFSSFKIRKMKRRWGSCRFITKIITLNIELIKKPIECIDYVAFHEIAHLKYPHHQKEFWNFISLYMPDWKVRKERLDKI, encoded by the coding sequence ATGAAATATAATGTAGTAATTACTAAAAAAAATATTAAAAATATTATTCTTAAAGTTAAATCTGATGGTACTGTTACTCTTTCTGTTCCCAAAAGAACTCCTAATACTTTTATTGAATCTTTTTTAAAATCTAAAAATGAATGGATTTTAAAAAATCTCGAAAAAGTTAGAAATTTTTCAACTAAATCAGTTGACAAATCATATAAAAATGGAGACAATATAGAGTATCTTGGTAAAATTTATATTTTAGAAATTTTTAAAAGCTCTTATAATAACATTGAAATTATAGATGGTTTTTTTAAAATATTTACTAATAAAGAGATTAATGACAAAAATATTGAAACTCTTATTTATAATTGGTATAAGAAAAATGCTTTAAAAATTTTCGAAATATCTTTGAATAAATATAGTAACCTTATCGGTGAAAAGTTTTCTAGTTTTAAAATTCGAAAAATGAAAAGACGTTGGGGGTCTTGCAGGTTTATCACAAAAATCATTACATTAAATATTGAACTTATTAAAAAACCTATTGAATGTATTGATTATGTGGCATTCCATGAAATAGCACATTTAAAATATCCTCATCATCAAAAAGAGTTTTGGAATTTTATATCACTTTATATGCCTGATTGGAAGGTTAGAAAAGAAAGGTTGGATAAAATATGA